A stretch of DNA from Candidatus Cloacimonadota bacterium:
GCAGTTCGAGCTGGGGATTGCTGAAGACCCGCGCGATGAAACCCCGCAGCAGAAAGATGGCCAGGCCGAAAACGAAGGCCAGGGCGCTCACCAGATTCACCGCGCGGCTGATGAATTCGCGCTTGGAATCGATATGCCGCAGTTTGGGCAGAAAGTAAAGCACGCTTTGGGGAATTCCCAGCAGCAGCAGGGTGGAAAAAGTGCTGTAGATCAGGAAGAGCTGACGGTAGGAGCCCAGCTCCGCGGGCACCAGGATCCGGGCGAGAATGATTCCCACCAGCGATTTGAGGCCGAAGCGGATGAACTCCACAGAGGTAAGCAGGCCGGCCTGTTTGCTGCGGTCCGTGCTCATGGCACCAACTCCGGCAGCGATACCGGGATCACATACTCAAAGCGGTCCAGATCGCGGTAGAGGCTGATCAGGTAGGTGCCCGGCACGATCTGCGCGCCGTTGGCCAGCACTCCGTTCCAGTGGTCCTGATTCAGCCCTTTCAGGTAAAAGCGTTCCCGCCGGTAATGCACCCGGTCGAAGGGATCCCTCAGTTCCAGCGTCCATCTGCCTTCCAGCGGCACCAGCAGTTCCAGCGAGTAGAGCCGGCCTTCGCCGTGCACCTTCACGTCCGCCGCGAACCTTGTTCTGGCGGTGCTTTCGCCCAGGGGGTCCAGCGCGGCCAGTTCAGCGACCAGCTCATCGGAATAGGCCACCCGGGAAAGATGCTGCAGAGCGCTGTCCTTGAGCAGGCCGTCGTAACTGAAGAGGGCGATGCCGGCAAAGCCGCGCCTGCGGATCTCTCCTATCCTTTCCGCCACGTCCAGGATGTTGTAGTTCCAGGCCAGGGTGCTCGGGGCCAGCGATGCGCCGTTGTCGTTCCAGGCACGGACCCCCATCACGATCCGCTCGCTGAGGTCGGTTTCAGCCGCGGCGTCCAGGTTATCGCGGAATTTGGCGATATCCGCGGCGTAGTTCATGGGGCAGACGTAATCCACCAAACCGCGTTCCAGCCAGTCTTTCCAATCCTGGGCGTAATAGCGCGCGGCGCTGGCCGGGTCCGGCATCACGGCGGCGCTGAAGATCAGGCTGGGTGAGACCTCATCCACCAGCTGGCGGAGCTTTTCCACCAGGGAGGTCACCTGCAGGACGCGCCACTCGTTCCAGTCCAGGTTTTGCGGGACCTTGACGTCGTTGTAGCGGCTCATGGAAATGGGGTGGTAGCCCAGGCTGGAATTGGGATAGCGGATGTAATCCAGATGCAGCCCGTCGAGCTCGGGATAGCCGCTGAGCAGGTCGCCGGCCACGTTCAAAATATGCTCCTGCACCGCTGGGATGCCCGGATCGATGAAATGGCCGGAGTTTTCCGCGGCGGAGGGGCGCATCAGGTTGCGGTCGAAGGTGATCCAGTCACGGTGGTTGCGGTAAACATAGTTTCGCTGCATCAGTTCCGGATCGGCAGGGGTGGCGTTCAGCACAACGATCCAGGCGTGCACACGGAGGTTGCGTTTGTGGGCTTCGCGCAGGATCAGCTCCAGGGGATCGAAGCTTGCTTCGTCCAGCACGTGGCTGCGGTATTCGGGATTGGGATAGGCGTCGCGTCGCCGGTTGGTTTGATACAGGGCGTCCGCGCGATAGCGGACCTCGACATAGATGTCCGTCTGCTGCGAGGCGGCGGCGCTGGCAATGAAGGCGTCCACCCGCTCCGGGGTGTTCATGCTCCAGGGCAGCACCCAGATGGCGCGCACCTCCGGAACCTGAGCGCCAAGGCAAAGCGCCAGGCCCGCCAGGACCAGAATCAGCATTACCTTACGCACCGGGTTCCCCATCAGGCCTCACTGTTCTCACTCCCACGTCCGCCGCTCCGTCTTTGAGCCTGAGAGTAAGTTCGTCCCCGGGGCTAAGTTCCTTCGCGGAGCTCACTATCCGGCTACCGTGGGTGACCAGGCTGTAGCCGCGCTCCAGCACGCTCAGCGGAGAGAGGTTGCGCAGATTCAGCTCCGCTCTTTCCAGCCGGTTTTTGACCTCCATCAGCCGGGCCTGGCCCTCGGTTCCAAGGGTGAGTCGCAATTCACCCAGGCGCTGGCGGAGGATCTGAAAGTTCAACCTCAGCTGGCCCTGCATCTCTTGCAGGGCCTGGCTTTGGCGCAATTGGGCCCGCTGGATGGCGCTCTGGATGCGGGAACTAGACCGGAGCAGGTCCATGGCCGCGGTGTCCACCCTTATCTGCAGGCTCTGCCACAGCTTTTCGGGGTGATAGCGCTCCAGGCTGAGCTGCAGTTCGCCCAGGCGGCGCTTGTTGCTTTCGGTGGACCTGGATAAGATCAGGCCCAGCCTGCCGGCCAAAGCTGTAAGATGGGCCTGCATGTCCTTCTTGTCGGGCACGGCCAGTTCGGCGGCGGCGGATGGTGTGGGTGCCCTGAGGTCGGCCACGAAATCCGCTATGGTGAAATCGATCTCGTGCCCCACGGCGGAGATCACCGGCAGGCGCGAAGCGAAGATGGCGCGGGCCAGGGCTTCGTCGTTAAAACAGAAAAGGTCTTCCTGCGAGCCGCCTCCGCGGGTGAGGATGATCAGGTCCACCTCGTTGCCGGCGTTGAAATACTCAAGGCCTTCGATCAGGCGCGGGGGCGCCTCCGGACCCTGCACCAGAGCGGGATAAACGCAAACTTCGGCCGGCCAGCGGCGCGCGAGGATGTTCAGAATGTCTTGCAAAGCCGCCCCGGTGGGGGAGGTGACAATGCCGATCCGCTGCGGGAAAGGTGGCAGGGGTTGTTTATGCTCCGCCTCGAAGAGCTCTTCCGCCTGCAGCTTGGTTTTCAGCAGCTCGAACTGCCGGGCGAGGTCGCCTTTGCCGGCCAGTTCCATGCTCTGGACGTTCAGATTGTAATATCCGCCTTTTTCATACACGGTCAGGCGGCCGAAGCAGACCACCTCCATCCCCTCTTCCGGAGCGAAACTCAGGTTGAGGTTGGCGTAGCGGAAATAGGTGCAGCGCAGGGTTGCGTTGGGGTCTTTGAGATTGAAATAGATGTGGCCGGAACCGTGGCGGGTGAAGTTGCTGATCTCGCCGCGCACATAGAGCGGCTCGATCTGCGTTTCCACCACCTGCTTCAAGTGCCGGGTTATCTCAAAAACGCTGAATACGATCAGATCATCCATGAAAAGCCATTAAATCCGGGCGCGGATATTTGTCAATGCCCGGCTGTGCTCAGTGCAGCAGCACCACCTTTCTGTTCACCGCTCTTCCGTTTTGCTCCAGACGGATGAAGTAGAGGCCGGAAGCCACCCTGTGCCCCTGCCGGTCCTTTCCGTTCCAGGCCAGTTGATGTTTGCCGGCGGGAAGTTCGCCTTCCGCCAGGACGGCCACTTTCTGGCCACGTAGATTGTACACGGCCAGCGAGACCGGGCCTTTGCCGCCCACATCAAAAACCAGTTGGGCGCTGTCGCGGAAAGGATTGGGGTAAACGGCCAGCTCCAGACTGGCTGGGGGAAGGGGTTTGGACCTGTCCGGAAGCGGGTTGTAGCGCCGCTCGGTGAGATGAACGTTCACGGACTTCGGGTTTTCCGGAGTGCGTACCTGCAGCCAGTAATAGTCGTTGGGATTGATGACGCTGGAATTGGCTTCCCAGGTGGTCCAGGGCGTCCATTCGATCAGGCCCACGTTGTCGAACAGCGCCTGCGTCTGACCGGAGGCGGAGCCTGTGCAGGTGAGGCGGATGTCGTAATACCAGGCGTTGGCGGGGAAGGTGACTTCCTGGTGATACCAGGCCCAGTCAGTATTGCCGTCGATGTCGGCGGTGAGGGACACGCTGCCCAGCAGGTATCCCGTGCGGCTGTTGTAGTAGCGCAGCAGAATGTTGGCGGCGGTGGCGTTCACCGTCTTGATCCAGCCGTGGAGGATGTACTTTTTTGTATTGTCATACAGCTTGCAGCGGTTTTTGATGGTGGCCGTCCTGGTCTGGCCGGCGGGCGGGGCGATCAGGGCGCTGCGGGCGCCGTCAAAAACGTCGGTGGTGGACCATGCCTCCACATCCCAGAGGGAGGAGCCCTCGTCCTCGAAATTGCCGTACCAGATGGCTTCGGCGCCCAGCCTGTAATCCGCGCTGCCCACGGGTTCGATGGCGTTCACGGCGCTGATGCTGCCGTAGCGCGGAAGTTTCAGCGGTTTGGAAACGTTGCCCTGGCCTGTCACCGGTTCCAGCAGCAGGTTGTAGGTGTAGGGGTGGCTGCTGGTTTGCAGCTGGCTGTCATCGACCACCACGCTGGCAGACATGCGGTTGTTGTCCACCATCACCAGCGTGTTCAGTTCCCGGCTGCGCATGGCCAGATAGTCCAGGATGTGGATCCCCAACTGCCCGGTGGCGGGTTTGGGGATGTAGCCGTCGATGTAAATGGGGTGGACCAGAAAGTTCGAGAAGCCGCTGTGATCGGCGTCAGCGGAGAAGATCAGCGAGGGCATGGTCTCGGGATAATCGAGGTCGAAAACGAAGTTGCCGAGGGAATGGGCGATCACTTTGCCCTGGTAAACTTCGAAACCCTGGATGATGTGGGGATGGTGCACCACCACGAGGTCCGCGCCGGCATCCACAGCCCAGTGGCGTATGGCGATATCCCAGAGGTGCGGAACGTCTGTTTTGGGCGCGTAGTCTTCATCCTGGTCGTCGCCGAGGAAAGGATTGGCTGCTTTGTCGTAGCCGGAGCCGGGAGTCAGAGAATACTCGCTTCCACCGTGCATTTCCACGATCTTCAGGTCGGCCACGTCATCCACGGCGTTCAGTTGCTGCTGGATGTAATACGGGGTCATGTAGGCGAAGCCGGGTTTGTTGTAGCCCGCCTGCAGATAGGGTTGGGCGTTGTTGTACTGGCCGGTGCGGTCGCTGCTGGCCAAAAAGGCGAGGTTGAGCCCGCTGCGGTTGATGAAGGAAGGGGTGTAGGCCTGGTAGGAATCGATGCCCGCCCCGCTGTGGACGATGCCATTCTGCTCCAGCACGCCAAGCATCTGGTCCAGGCCGGCCCAGCCGTAATCGAGCACGTGGTTGTTGGCCAGGCTCACCCTGTCGATGCCTGCGTAAACCAGGCCGCTCACGTTGTCCGGGCTGCCACGGTAAACCACGCTCTTGGTGGGATGCGGGCTGCCCTGGTTGGTGAGCACCACCTCCAGATTGGCCACCGTGAGGTCGGCCGCGTTGCCCAGCAGGTTCAAAGTCGGTTCAAAGATCGCGTTCACGCCCTGGGTGGGGATGATCCCGCCGGCATATTCATAGCGCCGGGCCAGCATGATGTCACCCACAAAGTTGATGCGCAGCGGCAGGGAGTCGTCTCCGGGGTCCACTCCCACCAAGGTGGAGCCCAGCCCCCATCTGCTGGTGGGATCAGTTACGCGCAGCGTTGCCCGGTAAGGATGCCCGTCCTGCACGGTGTAGAGATGGTAGGGATTGGCCTCAGTGCTGCCTAGGCTGTCGCCGAAATCCCAGTGATAGAGGAAGCTGTCGCTGTCGGGATCGCTCACCTGGGATGTGAACTGCACGCCCACATCCCTTGCTCCGTAAGCGTTTGCCCCCTGCCAGGTGATCTGGTGCGAGACCACCACCGCGGGGGCAGCCCCCAGCTCGTCGGAGATGTTCCAAATGGTATCCAGCCACAGGCTGCGGTTGGCCACACCGTCCAGATCGTTGATGTAAACCAGGCTGGTGATCACGGGCAGATAGTCAAAAAAGGCATACCAGTCGTCGGCGATGGGAAGGCGGAAAGTAATCCAGACCCCGTTGGGGAAAGCGCCCTGATAGACTGGCACCCAGGTTTCGATATCCAGGGTGAGGGTACCGGAAAAAGAGTAGAAGAGTGTGTGCGTGCCGTCGGAAAAGCCGATGCCCTGAACTTTGGCGCCGGAGGAGGTTTTGGCCGCCACCTGCCAGACCGCGCCGGAATCCACCGCCACGGGGGTGATCAGCTGTTGCTTCCAGGTGTTGCCGGTCAATTGGAGGGCCCAGGCGCTGCCCTGATGGGTGTCGCTGTTGGTCAGTTGCCAGGCGCTGGGGTTAACGTCCTCATCCAGCCAGGAAAGCAGGCTCACGCTTCCGCTGTCGAAATCCTCGATCACCGAAAAGCGTGCGGAGAGCGGCATCCAGGCCAGAATGGCCAGGAGCGTCCAAATGCCCGTTCTGATCCTGTTATTCATGCCACACCTCCTTTGTTTGAAAAAGGGAGCCCCGTTTCCGACGCTCCCCGCAAGTTGCTAATTGGCAGCCAGGCCCGCGGCCAGGGCCCGCAGATTCGCTTCCACGATCTGCTCGCCCTTGCGGCTGAAGCTGTCCGTTATGGCTTTGCCCAGTTCCTCCGCGCTGAAACCCAGATGGGTGGCGGCGGCTCCTAGCATCACGATATTCATGGCCCGGGGCGCCTTCACCTCTTTGGCGATGCTGTCTGCGTCGATCAGCACGTGCTTTTGCACCTTGCGGATCTCGGCGTAAACAGCTTCGGCGTCCGGGTAGTTGCTTATGTTTTTGAAGGGGGTCATATTGGCGATCAGCCAGCCGTCGGCAGCCAGATAGGGCAGGTAGCGCAGGGCTTCCATCGGCTCCACGGAGAGGATCATGTCTGCCTTGCCCAGGGGGATGAGGTCGCTCCAGATGGGCGCGTCAGAGAGTCGGAGGTGCGATTGGACGTCGCCGCCGCGCTGGCTCATGCCATGCACTTCGGCCTGTTTGAGGTGCCAGCCGCGATTGAGGGCGGCCGCACCCAGGATGGTGGCGATGGTCAGGATGCCCTGTCCGCCCACTCCGGCGAGGATGATGTCCTTTTTCATTGCGGCTTCTCCAGTTTGTTCTTTTTCATCAGGGTCTGAATGCATTCGCGGCGCGGGATCACCACGCTCACGCCCTCGTAGGCAAGCTCTTCCTTATATACGCTTACCATCTCATCCCAGTTCATTTTCAAGGGTGTGAACACGCGGATGTGTTCCTTGGCCACGCCCAGGCCCAGGCAGATCTGTTCCAGCTTGCCAAAGCCCGTGTAGTCCTGTCCGCCGGTCATGCCGGTGGTGGAGTTGTCCAGGATCACGATCATCACGTTGGAATTTTCGTAAACGCAGTCCAGCAGCCCGGTCATCCCGGAATGCGAGAAGGTGGAATCGCCGATCACGGCCACGGCGGGATACAGCCCGGCATCCGCGGCGCCTTTGGCCATGGTGATGCTGGCGCCCATGTCCACGCAGGAATTGATGGCGTTGTAAGGCGGCATGAAGCCCAGGGTGTAGCAGCCAATGTCCGAAAACACGTGGCCGCGGCCAAACTCTTTCAGAGCTTCGTTCAGGGCCTGATAACTGTCCGCGTGGGGGCAGCCGACGCAGAGCGCGGGCGGCCTGGGGCTTACCACTTCCGGAACAGCGGCGCCGATGGTATCCGGCAGATTCAGGGCCTGCGCAACTTTGTTGGGATTCAGTTCGCCATCGCGCGGTATGGTGCCGTCCAAACGGCCGTGGATGGGCTTTGTGCCGCTCCAGGCCAGGCCTTTGATCCTCTCTTCCACCAGCGGCATGCCCTCCTCCAACACCACCAGCTTGCCGCAGCTTTCATAGAGGCGGTGCAAGGCTTCCGTGGGCAGCGGATACTGGCAGATCTTCAGCACGGGATGGGGGATGGGCTGGCCGCCGTATACCTCACGGAGATAGTTGTAGGCAAGGCCGGTGGCCACGATCCCCAGGGAATGGTCATCCGCTTTCAGATTGAGTGAGTTGAAGGGTGAGACGGACGCTTCGTTCACCAGATCAGGCTGGATCTCGATCAGGTGTTTGTATTTCCGGCGCGCGAAAGCCGGCAGCAGCATGAACTGGAAAAGGTCCTCCGGTTTCTTCATCCCGTTCTGGGGCAGGGGTTCACGCGTCTTCACCCCGCTGCGGGAGTGCGAAAGCCGGGTGGTGAGACGCAGCAGCACCGGCAGATGGTATTTCTCGGAGAGCACGAAGGCGTGGAAGGCCATGTCGTAGCATTCCTGCTGGTTCGAGGGCTCCAAAACCGGGATCATGGCGAACTTGCCGTAGAAGCGGGAATCCTGCTCATTCTGCGAGGAATGCATGCTGGGATCGTCCGCCGAAACCACCACCAGGCCGCCGTGGGCGCCGGTGAAGGCCGAATTCATGAAGGGATCCGCCGCCACGTTCAACCCCACGTGCTTCATCGTAACCAGGGCGCGTTTGCCGGCATAACTCATCCCGATCGCAGCTTCCATGGCCGTTTTTTCGTTTGAGGACCAATTCCGGTGTACCTTTCCGGCCTCGGCCTGTTTGCTGCGCTGCACGTATTCGATGATCTCCGTGCTGGGCGTGCCCGGATAGCCGTAGAATCCGCTGATCCCGGCATCCAGAGCGCCCTGCGCCAGGGCTTCGTCGCCCAATAGCATCAGTTTTTCCATATCTGGAACTCCTTTATCTTATGTTTTTGATCTCAAATCTTGGCTGGCAAAGCGCTTGGAACTATAGGCAACTCCCTGTGCGTGAGCATCTTGTCTTTTTTGCCATGGTGTTTGGAAACGCCAAATCAGTCAAGCAATAATTCGTGTCCCAACCTGTGGCGATCCAAACACATTGCATTTATATCGGCAATTCTGAGAGATCTCAGCCAAGCCAAATTTTCGCTTGACAACAATTCATGCCCCAGATTAGGATGGATCTTATCATATC
This window harbors:
- a CDS encoding family 10 glycosylhydrolase, which produces MRKVMLILVLAGLALCLGAQVPEVRAIWVLPWSMNTPERVDAFIASAAASQQTDIYVEVRYRADALYQTNRRRDAYPNPEYRSHVLDEASFDPLELILREAHKRNLRVHAWIVVLNATPADPELMQRNYVYRNHRDWITFDRNLMRPSAAENSGHFIDPGIPAVQEHILNVAGDLLSGYPELDGLHLDYIRYPNSSLGYHPISMSRYNDVKVPQNLDWNEWRVLQVTSLVEKLRQLVDEVSPSLIFSAAVMPDPASAARYYAQDWKDWLERGLVDYVCPMNYAADIAKFRDNLDAAAETDLSERIVMGVRAWNDNGASLAPSTLAWNYNILDVAERIGEIRRRGFAGIALFSYDGLLKDSALQHLSRVAYSDELVAELAALDPLGESTARTRFAADVKVHGEGRLYSLELLVPLEGRWTLELRDPFDRVHYRRERFYLKGLNQDHWNGVLANGAQIVPGTYLISLYRDLDRFEYVIPVSLPELVP
- the xseA gene encoding exodeoxyribonuclease VII large subunit, with amino-acid sequence MDDLIVFSVFEITRHLKQVVETQIEPLYVRGEISNFTRHGSGHIYFNLKDPNATLRCTYFRYANLNLSFAPEEGMEVVCFGRLTVYEKGGYYNLNVQSMELAGKGDLARQFELLKTKLQAEELFEAEHKQPLPPFPQRIGIVTSPTGAALQDILNILARRWPAEVCVYPALVQGPEAPPRLIEGLEYFNAGNEVDLIILTRGGGSQEDLFCFNDEALARAIFASRLPVISAVGHEIDFTIADFVADLRAPTPSAAAELAVPDKKDMQAHLTALAGRLGLILSRSTESNKRRLGELQLSLERYHPEKLWQSLQIRVDTAAMDLLRSSSRIQSAIQRAQLRQSQALQEMQGQLRLNFQILRQRLGELRLTLGTEGQARLMEVKNRLERAELNLRNLSPLSVLERGYSLVTHGSRIVSSAKELSPGDELTLRLKDGAADVGVRTVRPDGEPGA
- a CDS encoding CapA family protein — encoded protein: MNNRIRTGIWTLLAILAWMPLSARFSVIEDFDSGSVSLLSWLDEDVNPSAWQLTNSDTHQGSAWALQLTGNTWKQQLITPVAVDSGAVWQVAAKTSSGAKVQGIGFSDGTHTLFYSFSGTLTLDIETWVPVYQGAFPNGVWITFRLPIADDWYAFFDYLPVITSLVYINDLDGVANRSLWLDTIWNISDELGAAPAVVVSHQITWQGANAYGARDVGVQFTSQVSDPDSDSFLYHWDFGDSLGSTEANPYHLYTVQDGHPYRATLRVTDPTSRWGLGSTLVGVDPGDDSLPLRINFVGDIMLARRYEYAGGIIPTQGVNAIFEPTLNLLGNAADLTVANLEVVLTNQGSPHPTKSVVYRGSPDNVSGLVYAGIDRVSLANNHVLDYGWAGLDQMLGVLEQNGIVHSGAGIDSYQAYTPSFINRSGLNLAFLASSDRTGQYNNAQPYLQAGYNKPGFAYMTPYYIQQQLNAVDDVADLKIVEMHGGSEYSLTPGSGYDKAANPFLGDDQDEDYAPKTDVPHLWDIAIRHWAVDAGADLVVVHHPHIIQGFEVYQGKVIAHSLGNFVFDLDYPETMPSLIFSADADHSGFSNFLVHPIYIDGYIPKPATGQLGIHILDYLAMRSRELNTLVMVDNNRMSASVVVDDSQLQTSSHPYTYNLLLEPVTGQGNVSKPLKLPRYGSISAVNAIEPVGSADYRLGAEAIWYGNFEDEGSSLWDVEAWSTTDVFDGARSALIAPPAGQTRTATIKNRCKLYDNTKKYILHGWIKTVNATAANILLRYYNSRTGYLLGSVSLTADIDGNTDWAWYHQEVTFPANAWYYDIRLTCTGSASGQTQALFDNVGLIEWTPWTTWEANSSVINPNDYYWLQVRTPENPKSVNVHLTERRYNPLPDRSKPLPPASLELAVYPNPFRDSAQLVFDVGGKGPVSLAVYNLRGQKVAVLAEGELPAGKHQLAWNGKDRQGHRVASGLYFIRLEQNGRAVNRKVVLLH
- a CDS encoding indolepyruvate oxidoreductase subunit beta produces the protein MKKDIILAGVGGQGILTIATILGAAALNRGWHLKQAEVHGMSQRGGDVQSHLRLSDAPIWSDLIPLGKADMILSVEPMEALRYLPYLAADGWLIANMTPFKNISNYPDAEAVYAEIRKVQKHVLIDADSIAKEVKAPRAMNIVMLGAAATHLGFSAEELGKAITDSFSRKGEQIVEANLRALAAGLAAN
- a CDS encoding thiamine pyrophosphate-dependent enzyme, with translation MEKLMLLGDEALAQGALDAGISGFYGYPGTPSTEIIEYVQRSKQAEAGKVHRNWSSNEKTAMEAAIGMSYAGKRALVTMKHVGLNVAADPFMNSAFTGAHGGLVVVSADDPSMHSSQNEQDSRFYGKFAMIPVLEPSNQQECYDMAFHAFVLSEKYHLPVLLRLTTRLSHSRSGVKTREPLPQNGMKKPEDLFQFMLLPAFARRKYKHLIEIQPDLVNEASVSPFNSLNLKADDHSLGIVATGLAYNYLREVYGGQPIPHPVLKICQYPLPTEALHRLYESCGKLVVLEEGMPLVEERIKGLAWSGTKPIHGRLDGTIPRDGELNPNKVAQALNLPDTIGAAVPEVVSPRPPALCVGCPHADSYQALNEALKEFGRGHVFSDIGCYTLGFMPPYNAINSCVDMGASITMAKGAADAGLYPAVAVIGDSTFSHSGMTGLLDCVYENSNVMIVILDNSTTGMTGGQDYTGFGKLEQICLGLGVAKEHIRVFTPLKMNWDEMVSVYKEELAYEGVSVVIPRRECIQTLMKKNKLEKPQ